The following are encoded together in the Nymphaea colorata isolate Beijing-Zhang1983 chromosome 14, ASM883128v2, whole genome shotgun sequence genome:
- the LOC116267401 gene encoding 50S ribosomal protein HLP, mitochondrial isoform X4 has product MSSSFSRACSTVGRSLLSGITSNCNGTMSASSNPIARCPFWSQQQRTFIQMRTNLKVVDNSGAKRVMCIQALKRKRGAKLGDTIIASVKEAQPRGKVKKGDVVYCVVVRAAMQRGRCDGSEIKFDDNAVVLINKQGEPIGTRVFGPVPHELRKMKHVKILTLAEHIA; this is encoded by the exons TTGGTCGCTCATTGTTGAGTGGTATTACTAGTAATTGCAATGGAACAATGAGTGCATCATCCAATCCCATAGCAAGATGCCCATTTTGGTCACAG CAGCAAAGGACATTCATACAAATGAGAACAAACCTTAAGGTTGTGGATAACTCGGGGGCAAAACGTGTCATGTGCATACAGgcactgaaaagaaaaagaggggcaaaACTAGGTGACACCATAATTGCCTCTGTCAAAGAAGCCCAGCCTCGTGGCAAAGTCAAGAAAGGAGATGTTGTCTATTGTGTTGTTGTTCGTGCTGCCATGCAACGTGGACGATGTGACGGGAGTGAAATAAAGTTTGACGATAATGCAGTTGTCCTTATCAATAAACAAGGTGAGCCTATTGGAACTCGAGTTTTTGGTCCCGTGCCACACGAGCTTAGGAAAATgaaacatgtcaaaattttgaccCTAGCAGAACATATTGCATGA